Proteins from a single region of Calderihabitans maritimus:
- a CDS encoding DUF4382 domain-containing protein, whose translation MKKFLFDAVIFIFLAAVLSGCGSGDTGKQPGGEKAEAEKTGTLQFTANGEDFIRQGFTSKDGWELTFDHVYVNLVDVTAYQADPPYDADKGGEVQAETEVVLPGAHTVDLAEGDENAPPILVGEVKDVPAGHYNAISWKMLKATEGPARGYSLVIIGKAVKDGKTIDFTIKNEHEYKYTGGEYIGDERKGIVTEGGTADLEMTFHFDHIFGDAGTPADDELNVGAPGFEPFASLAEDGVVDVNMAELKEKMLPEAYQKLEEMLSTLGHVGEGHCYCEVL comes from the coding sequence ATGAAGAAATTTCTTTTCGACGCAGTGATTTTTATCTTTTTGGCGGCTGTTCTTTCCGGCTGTGGTAGCGGTGACACGGGTAAGCAGCCGGGTGGGGAGAAAGCTGAGGCAGAAAAAACCGGAACTTTGCAGTTTACGGCCAACGGTGAAGATTTTATCAGGCAGGGCTTTACCTCAAAGGACGGCTGGGAACTTACCTTTGATCATGTGTACGTTAACCTTGTTGATGTTACTGCTTACCAGGCCGATCCTCCTTATGATGCCGACAAAGGCGGCGAGGTTCAGGCCGAGACAGAGGTAGTCCTTCCGGGAGCACATACCGTGGATTTGGCGGAGGGTGATGAAAATGCCCCGCCCATTCTGGTTGGCGAAGTAAAGGACGTGCCTGCCGGCCATTATAACGCCATTTCCTGGAAAATGTTAAAGGCAACGGAAGGTCCTGCCAGGGGTTATTCACTGGTTATCATCGGTAAGGCGGTAAAGGACGGCAAAACTATCGATTTTACCATAAAGAATGAACATGAGTATAAGTATACCGGCGGGGAGTACATTGGTGACGAGCGCAAGGGTATTGTTACAGAGGGCGGTACTGCAGATTTGGAGATGACCTTCCATTTCGACCACATCTTCGGTGACGCCGGGACGCCCGCCGACGATGAGCTCAATGTGGGCGCGCCGGGCTTTGAGCCCTTTGCTTCTCTGGCCGAGGACGGCGTTGTGGATGTTAACATGGCTGAGCTCAAGGAGAAGATGTTACCCGAGGCTTATCAGAAGCTGGAGGAAATGCTGTCCACCCTTGGGCACGTGGGTGAGGGCCACTGCTATTGTGAGGTGTTGTAA
- the cbiM gene encoding cobalt transporter CbiM, whose product MHIPDGVLPTSVCLGGYAAAGAVTWFSLRKISQKENPREGIPKASLLTAAFLVASWIHIPVPPASVHLVLNGLLGVVLGYYAFPAILIGLFFQAVMFQHGGLTTLGVNATVMGVPALLAYYLFRLRNTFGRGSRLSTGLFGFLAGAGGIGLAAVAVFVLLVTTIPAHMDVEAERASICALTLAHIPLMIIEGVFTAALALFLQRVKPELLEGES is encoded by the coding sequence ATGCATATTCCGGATGGTGTTCTGCCCACTTCAGTTTGTCTCGGCGGGTACGCCGCTGCCGGGGCCGTCACCTGGTTTTCGCTTCGTAAAATCAGCCAAAAAGAAAATCCCCGGGAAGGCATTCCCAAGGCGTCACTTCTTACTGCTGCTTTCCTGGTGGCTTCCTGGATTCACATTCCCGTACCCCCTGCCAGCGTTCACCTGGTATTAAACGGCCTTTTAGGGGTGGTGCTGGGCTACTACGCCTTCCCTGCCATTCTTATCGGCCTTTTTTTCCAGGCGGTGATGTTCCAGCACGGCGGCCTGACGACTCTGGGAGTAAACGCTACTGTCATGGGGGTACCGGCCCTTTTGGCCTACTACCTGTTCCGGCTCCGTAATACCTTTGGCAGGGGCAGCCGGCTGAGTACCGGCCTCTTTGGGTTCCTGGCCGGTGCCGGGGGGATAGGGCTTGCAGCCGTTGCCGTCTTTGTTCTTCTTGTTACTACCATACCGGCCCACATGGACGTAGAGGCGGAGCGGGCAAGTATTTGCGCCCTGACCCTGGCACACATCCCGCTCATGATCATAGAAGGTGTTTTTACTGCCGCACTGGCACTTTTTCTGCAGCGGGTTAAACCGGAATTGCTGGAGGGTGAATCGTGA
- the cbiQ gene encoding cobalt ECF transporter T component CbiQ, with protein sequence MRLQLDEYAYLNTPLHRWDPRYKLAGFMILIFAFSFVHSLHLLPAMMVVSGALYTVSCLPLSFLLARLRLPGFFLLMMAVLLPFFSGQTALFYIGPVAVKQEGCLDLLLISVKFLCILTLGIILFGTTSFLTSVKAMRALGLPSILADMVLFSYRYLYDIGDKLKTMETAMKLRGFRGRDLKSVGTLASLAGTILVRSYEQSDRVYRAMILRGYGQAGGAGVGPRRDEFQACPRDLAGLLVFIAVAVLFVVAEIYLP encoded by the coding sequence GTGAGACTTCAACTGGATGAATATGCGTACCTGAATACACCCCTGCACCGCTGGGACCCCAGGTATAAACTTGCGGGCTTCATGATCTTGATCTTTGCCTTTTCCTTTGTCCACTCTTTACATCTTTTGCCGGCTATGATGGTGGTGAGCGGTGCCCTTTACACCGTTTCCTGCCTTCCCCTTTCCTTTTTGCTGGCCAGGCTACGCCTGCCCGGTTTTTTTCTTTTAATGATGGCTGTTTTACTGCCCTTTTTCTCGGGACAGACTGCCCTGTTTTACATAGGTCCTGTAGCTGTGAAGCAAGAGGGGTGCCTGGATTTGCTCTTGATCTCAGTAAAATTTTTATGCATACTTACCTTGGGAATAATTCTGTTTGGTACCACATCCTTTTTAACCAGTGTGAAGGCCATGCGGGCCCTTGGCCTCCCGTCCATACTGGCTGATATGGTCCTTTTTTCTTACCGGTATCTCTACGATATTGGTGACAAACTGAAGACCATGGAAACGGCCATGAAATTGCGGGGTTTTCGCGGTCGTGACCTGAAAAGCGTGGGTACCCTGGCTTCCCTGGCTGGGACCATACTGGTGCGTAGTTACGAGCAGTCAGATCGGGTCTACAGGGCCATGATTTTAAGGGGCTACGGTCAGGCCGGCGGTGCCGGGGTCGGGCCCCGGCGGGATGAATTTCAAGCCTGTCCCCGTGACCTGGCCGGGCTGCTGGTTTTTATCGCGGTGGCCGTATTATTTGTTGTTGCCGAAATTTACTTGCCCTGA
- a CDS encoding energy-coupling factor ABC transporter ATP-binding protein has translation MNSRKSVLSVSNLSFSYPDRYLVLKDLNLEVWPGERVGIIGPNGAGKTTFFMLICGVLKVTSGEIRLFGKPVVPGEFRPEVGMVFQNPDDQLFCPSVRDDVAFGPENLGLPKEEVEARVREAFAVTGIQELGDYPPHHLSGGQKRMAAIAGVLAMRPRLVIYDEPTSNLDIRYRRRLIRFLRSARETMLIASHDLEFILEVCDRVILMDEGRIVADGNPRVIMGDVDLMEAHGLERPHSLVPHVEPHHG, from the coding sequence ATGAATTCAAGGAAGTCGGTACTGTCGGTTTCTAACTTATCGTTTAGTTACCCGGATCGCTACTTGGTATTGAAAGATTTAAATCTAGAAGTGTGGCCGGGGGAGCGGGTGGGCATTATCGGTCCCAACGGTGCCGGAAAAACTACCTTTTTTATGTTAATTTGCGGGGTGCTCAAAGTAACTTCCGGGGAAATCCGCCTTTTCGGGAAGCCGGTGGTGCCGGGAGAATTCCGCCCGGAGGTGGGGATGGTTTTCCAGAACCCTGACGACCAGCTGTTCTGCCCCTCCGTAAGGGACGATGTGGCCTTTGGTCCCGAGAATTTGGGACTGCCGAAGGAAGAGGTAGAGGCCAGGGTCCGGGAGGCCTTTGCCGTAACCGGCATTCAGGAATTGGGTGATTATCCACCCCACCATCTCTCCGGCGGCCAGAAACGGATGGCGGCCATCGCGGGGGTACTGGCCATGCGTCCCAGGCTGGTAATCTATGATGAGCCAACCTCTAACCTGGACATTCGCTACCGGCGGCGTCTTATCCGTTTTTTACGGAGCGCGCGGGAAACAATGCTCATTGCCTCCCACGATCTGGAATTTATTCTGGAGGTATGTGATCGCGTCATTTTGATGGATGAAGGGCGAATTGTTGCCGATGGAAACCCCCGGGTAATAATGGGTGATGTGGACTTAATGGAAGCCCACGGCTTGGAAAGGCCCCATTCACTTGTCCCCCATGTTGAGCCGCACCACGGATAA